A DNA window from Capnocytophaga sp. ARDL2 contains the following coding sequences:
- a CDS encoding thymidylate synthase: MKQYKDLVNRVLTEGVDKADRTGTGTRSIFGHQMRFNLQEGFPLVTTKKVHLKSIIHELLWFIKGETNIKYLKDNNVRIWNEWADSNGDLGPVYGHQWRNWNSEDIDQLKEVIQSIKNNPDSRRLLVSAWNPSVLPDTSISFAENVANGKAALPPCHTFFQFYVAEGKLSCQLYQRSADLFLGVPFNIASYALLTQMIAQVCDLKVGDFVHTFGDVHIYKDHFKQIEEQLSREPRTLPTMKINPNVKDIDAFVFEDFTLENYDPYPEIKGKVSV; the protein is encoded by the coding sequence ATGAAACAATATAAAGATTTGGTCAACAGAGTTTTGACCGAAGGTGTTGACAAAGCAGACCGCACGGGTACAGGTACTCGTAGTATCTTTGGACACCAAATGAGATTTAATCTTCAAGAAGGATTTCCATTAGTAACAACAAAAAAAGTACACCTAAAATCGATTATTCACGAATTGTTGTGGTTTATCAAAGGAGAGACCAACATCAAATACCTTAAAGACAATAACGTACGCATCTGGAACGAATGGGCAGATTCCAATGGAGACTTAGGACCCGTTTATGGTCATCAATGGAGAAATTGGAATAGTGAGGACATCGACCAATTGAAAGAAGTGATACAATCTATTAAAAACAACCCTGATAGTAGGAGATTATTGGTTTCTGCTTGGAATCCATCTGTTTTACCAGACACATCAATTTCGTTTGCAGAAAATGTTGCCAATGGAAAAGCTGCTTTACCTCCCTGTCATACTTTTTTTCAATTTTATGTAGCTGAGGGCAAACTTTCATGTCAACTATATCAACGTTCGGCAGATTTGTTTTTAGGAGTACCTTTCAATATTGCCTCTTATGCACTTTTGACACAAATGATAGCCCAAGTGTGTGATTTGAAAGTAGGTGATTTTGTTCATACTTTTGGAGATGTGCATATTTACAAAGACCATTTCAAGCAAATCGAAGAGCAACTTTCGAGAGAGCCACGTACCTTGCCTACAATGAAAATCAATCCGAATGTAAAAGACATCGACGCATTTGTTTTCGAAGATTTTACTTTAGAAAACTACGACCCGTATCCTGAAATCAAAGGAAAGGTTTCGGTATAA
- a CDS encoding protein-L-isoaspartate(D-aspartate) O-methyltransferase codes for MKDTAKHQGLRNHLVQELIKKGISDKTVLNAISQIPRHLFLDSSFENFAYQDKAFPIGAGQTISHPYTVAYQTQLLEVKPNQKILEIGTGSGYQTAVLCKMGAKIYTVERQIELYKTTSVLLPKLGFKPVLMTYGDGYKGMENDAPFDGIIVTAGAPFVPKPLLAQLKVGGRLVIPVGEDKQVMNLIIRVSETRFQQHELGDFRFVPMLENKSR; via the coding sequence GTGAAAGATACAGCAAAACATCAAGGACTACGCAATCATTTGGTACAAGAACTCATTAAAAAAGGAATTTCAGATAAAACGGTATTAAATGCAATATCTCAAATACCAAGACATTTGTTTTTGGATTCGAGTTTTGAAAATTTCGCTTATCAAGACAAGGCGTTTCCTATTGGAGCAGGTCAGACCATTTCTCATCCATATACTGTTGCCTATCAGACGCAATTGTTGGAAGTAAAACCTAATCAAAAAATTTTAGAAATAGGTACAGGATCTGGTTATCAAACGGCTGTTTTGTGTAAAATGGGTGCAAAGATATATACAGTAGAAAGACAAATAGAGTTGTATAAAACCACTTCTGTACTTTTACCCAAATTAGGATTCAAACCTGTACTCATGACCTATGGAGATGGATATAAAGGAATGGAAAATGATGCACCTTTTGACGGAATAATCGTTACGGCAGGTGCTCCGTTTGTTCCAAAGCCTTTGTTGGCTCAATTAAAAGTAGGAGGTAGATTGGTTATTCCAGTTGGCGAAGATAAGCAAGTAATGAATCTGATTATTAGAGTTTCTGAAACACGATTTCAGCAACACGAATTAGGTGATTTTCGATTTGTACCTATGTTGGAAAACAAAAGTAGATAA
- the tpx gene encoding thiol peroxidase, whose translation MATITLGGNPIQTVGTLPQNGEKLVDFNLVAEDLSVKTNNDFAGKKVVFNIFPSVDTGTCAASVRRFNEEASALENTIVVNVSKDLPFALSRFCAAEGLKNVVNLSDFRTDFSKQVGVEMVDGPIKGLMSRSIIVVNENNEVVYTEQVPEIKDEPNYQNVLDVLKK comes from the coding sequence ATGGCAACGATAACTTTAGGAGGAAATCCAATCCAAACGGTAGGTACTCTACCACAAAATGGTGAAAAATTAGTAGATTTTAATTTGGTAGCAGAAGATTTGTCCGTGAAAACTAATAATGATTTTGCAGGAAAAAAAGTAGTTTTTAATATTTTTCCAAGTGTAGATACAGGGACGTGTGCAGCTTCTGTAAGACGTTTCAATGAAGAGGCATCTGCTCTTGAAAACACTATTGTAGTTAATGTTTCAAAAGATTTGCCTTTTGCACTCTCTCGTTTTTGTGCTGCAGAAGGATTGAAAAATGTGGTTAATTTATCTGATTTTAGAACTGATTTTTCAAAACAAGTGGGAGTAGAAATGGTGGATGGTCCTATTAAAGGTTTGATGAGCCGTTCAATTATTGTTGTAAACGAAAATAATGAAGTAGTTTATACAGAACAAGTACCTGAAATAAAAGATGAACCTAATTATCAAAATGTTTTGGACGTATTGAAAAAATAG
- a CDS encoding YceI family protein has product MKKNVLAVLALATLTFASCKKDAPVSNPTEVSETPQNAVSYNLATEESVINWKGEKMSGDNHTGDLKLSEGAVSVVDGKLTNGVFVIDMNSITVTDIPADDENNGYLVGHLKGSNEENQDHFFNVAKYPTAKFEIANVTETENEGKVTIEGNLTLKETTKPVKFDAVVTVTDNDVLITTEEFAFDRTEFGVNYNSGKLFQDLGDKVIKDEVKVKLSVKATK; this is encoded by the coding sequence ATGAAAAAAAATGTATTAGCAGTATTGGCTTTAGCCACTTTGACTTTTGCTTCTTGTAAAAAAGACGCTCCTGTTTCAAACCCAACAGAGGTTTCTGAAACTCCACAAAACGCAGTAAGCTATAATCTAGCAACTGAAGAGTCTGTAATCAACTGGAAAGGTGAAAAAATGTCTGGAGACAACCATACAGGAGATTTGAAATTGAGCGAAGGTGCTGTTTCTGTAGTTGATGGAAAATTGACAAACGGTGTGTTTGTAATCGATATGAACTCTATCACAGTTACTGATATTCCTGCTGATGACGAAAACAACGGATATTTGGTTGGACACTTGAAAGGTAGCAACGAAGAAAACCAAGATCACTTTTTCAATGTAGCAAAATATCCAACAGCTAAATTTGAAATCGCAAATGTAACTGAAACTGAAAACGAAGGTAAAGTAACCATCGAAGGAAACTTGACTTTGAAAGAAACTACTAAACCAGTAAAATTTGACGCAGTAGTTACTGTAACTGATAATGATGTATTAATCACAACAGAAGAATTTGCTTTTGATAGAACTGAGTTTGGCGTAAACTACAACTCTGGAAAACTTTTCCAAGACTTAGGTGACAAAGTTATCAAAGATGAGGTAAAAGTAAAATTGTCTGTAAAAGCTACGAAATAA
- the rlmD gene encoding 23S rRNA (uracil(1939)-C(5))-methyltransferase RlmD: MARKKSEKIVFENIEVLDAGAKGVCVAKAPDGKVIFIPNVVPGDVVDVQTVKKRKAYYEGRATKIHCYSPHRTDAVCEHFGACGGCKWQNMQYSQQLHYKQQEVYNHLKRIGKIELPEFEPILGSEKQLFYRNKMEFSFSNARWLTPEEISSGKELGKENALGFHIPKMWDKILDIKKCWLQEDPSNQLRNEIRAFANAHNMEFFNPRENSGLLRTLMIRTTSIGETMVLIQFFKEDKEKRELLLNHILEKFPQITSLQYVINEKFNDTIYDQEVICYHGRDYILEEMEGLQFRINAKSFYQTNSEQAFQLYSITRDFAGLTGKELVYDLYTGTGTIAQFVSKKAKKVIGVEAVPEAIADAKINAAHNNITNCEFFVGDMKNVFNDEFIATHGQPDVIITDPPRDGMHKDVVAQILKIAPKRVVYVSCNSATQARDLALMDEMYQVVKVRPVDMFPQTHHVENVVLLEKRKGE; the protein is encoded by the coding sequence ATGGCAAGAAAAAAATCTGAAAAAATCGTATTTGAAAATATAGAAGTACTCGATGCGGGTGCTAAAGGTGTATGTGTAGCAAAAGCTCCTGATGGGAAAGTGATTTTTATTCCTAATGTGGTTCCGGGCGATGTGGTAGATGTGCAAACCGTAAAAAAACGCAAAGCCTACTACGAAGGGCGTGCTACAAAAATTCATTGTTATTCTCCTCATAGAACCGATGCGGTGTGCGAACATTTTGGTGCATGTGGTGGTTGCAAATGGCAAAATATGCAATACAGTCAGCAATTGCACTACAAACAACAAGAGGTTTATAATCACTTGAAACGCATAGGAAAAATCGAACTTCCAGAATTTGAGCCTATTTTAGGGTCAGAGAAACAATTGTTTTACCGCAATAAAATGGAGTTTTCGTTTTCTAATGCTCGTTGGCTTACGCCAGAAGAAATCAGCTCGGGCAAAGAATTGGGTAAAGAAAATGCTCTTGGTTTCCATATTCCGAAAATGTGGGATAAAATTTTGGATATCAAAAAATGCTGGTTGCAAGAAGACCCTTCAAATCAGTTGAGAAACGAAATCCGTGCGTTTGCCAATGCTCACAATATGGAGTTTTTCAACCCGAGAGAAAACAGTGGATTGTTGCGAACTTTGATGATTCGTACGACTTCGATTGGCGAAACGATGGTATTGATTCAGTTTTTTAAGGAAGATAAAGAAAAACGAGAATTATTGTTGAATCATATTTTGGAAAAATTTCCACAAATTACCTCATTACAATATGTAATCAATGAAAAGTTTAACGATACCATTTACGATCAAGAAGTGATTTGCTACCACGGTAGAGATTATATTTTGGAAGAGATGGAAGGTTTGCAATTCCGTATCAATGCCAAATCATTTTATCAAACCAATTCGGAACAGGCGTTTCAGTTGTACAGTATCACCAGAGATTTTGCAGGATTGACAGGCAAGGAATTGGTATATGATTTATACACAGGTACAGGAACGATTGCACAATTTGTGTCTAAAAAAGCCAAAAAAGTTATCGGTGTAGAGGCGGTGCCAGAAGCGATTGCCGATGCAAAAATCAACGCTGCACACAACAATATTACCAATTGTGAGTTTTTTGTGGGCGACATGAAAAATGTCTTCAACGACGAATTTATAGCCACTCACGGTCAACCCGATGTGATTATTACCGACCCACCTCGAGATGGAATGCACAAAGATGTGGTAGCACAAATCTTGAAAATTGCACCCAAAAGAGTGGTGTATGTAAGTTGTAATTCCGCAACACAAGCCAGAGATTTGGCTTTGATGGACGAAATGTATCAAGTTGTAAAAGTTCGCCCAGTAGATATGTTTCCACAAACACACCATGTAGAAAATGTGGTGTTGTTGGAGAAGAGAAAGGGGGAGTAA
- a CDS encoding DUF58 domain-containing protein: MKELYINHRFYFTLFLVGVCYVLAFFFQSLLPLAHILLLLTTLVFALDFLFLFVQKNGIKAERLLPEKLSNGDENLIQIRIKNHYPFWVTVDVIDEIPFQFQKRDFLIKQRIKPSKEILSNYQLTPKERGEYSFGGLNIFTKSPIGFVSKRYAFQKGVTLPTYPSFIHLRKYELMALQNEFLLGGVKKIRRLGHTMEFEQIKEYVQGDDICTINWKATSKQNKLMVNQYQDEKSQRIYILIDKGRTMQMPFDGLSLLDYSINAAMALSHIILKKGDRVGIMTFSRKTENKVPADNKNAQLRKISEALYNVQTDFAETDFGRVYQDVKMQITQRSLVLLFTNFETLDAVKRQLNYLRGIARNHLLVVIFFKNSELQSMIQSTPNNLQGIYDKIIAEKFEFEKNLIIQELKKYGIYSVYTAPENLNTKVINKYLQIKTRGIL; the protein is encoded by the coding sequence ATGAAAGAACTCTACATAAATCATCGATTTTATTTTACACTCTTTTTAGTGGGTGTGTGCTATGTTTTGGCGTTTTTTTTCCAATCACTTTTACCTTTAGCACATATCCTTTTGTTGCTTACTACTTTGGTGTTTGCTCTTGATTTTTTATTTCTTTTTGTTCAGAAAAATGGAATAAAAGCTGAGCGATTGCTTCCTGAAAAATTGTCAAACGGAGATGAAAATCTTATTCAAATTCGCATAAAAAATCATTATCCTTTTTGGGTTACTGTCGATGTGATAGACGAAATCCCTTTCCAATTTCAAAAGAGAGATTTTTTAATAAAACAAAGAATAAAACCTTCAAAAGAAATACTTTCAAATTACCAACTAACTCCAAAGGAACGAGGCGAGTACAGTTTTGGCGGACTGAATATTTTTACCAAATCTCCCATTGGTTTTGTTTCAAAAAGATATGCGTTTCAAAAAGGAGTAACACTTCCCACTTATCCTTCGTTTATTCATTTAAGAAAGTATGAATTGATGGCGTTGCAAAACGAATTTCTCTTGGGCGGGGTAAAAAAAATCCGTCGATTGGGACACACAATGGAGTTTGAACAAATCAAGGAATATGTGCAAGGCGACGATATTTGCACGATTAATTGGAAAGCAACTTCTAAACAAAACAAACTGATGGTCAATCAGTACCAAGACGAAAAATCGCAACGCATCTATATTCTCATAGACAAAGGTCGCACGATGCAAATGCCTTTTGATGGGTTGAGTTTGCTGGATTATTCCATCAATGCGGCAATGGCTCTTTCTCACATTATTTTAAAAAAAGGCGACCGTGTGGGGATTATGACATTTTCTCGAAAAACAGAAAACAAGGTTCCTGCCGACAATAAAAATGCTCAGTTGAGAAAAATTTCAGAAGCTCTCTACAATGTGCAAACCGATTTTGCAGAAACCGATTTTGGCAGGGTATATCAAGATGTAAAAATGCAGATTACACAGAGAAGTTTGGTTTTGCTTTTTACCAATTTTGAAACCTTAGATGCTGTAAAACGACAGTTGAATTATTTGAGAGGAATCGCTCGAAATCATTTATTGGTAGTAATTTTCTTTAAAAACTCGGAATTGCAATCAATGATACAATCTACCCCCAACAATCTACAAGGAATCTATGACAAAATCATTGCAGAAAAATTTGAATTTGAGAAAAACCTCATCATTCAAGAACTGAAAAAATACGGTATTTATTCGGTTTATACCGCTCCAGAAAATCTCAATACCAAAGTAATTAATAAATATTTACAAATTAAAACACGAGGAATTTTATAA
- a CDS encoding TrmH family RNA methyltransferase has product MKKIESLKNPLIKELIQLHEKSRKRKQLKRFIIEGKREVFLAQKGNYQIEKIFICEEYHSEGEITKFSQIAKELILISKEIYQKLAYRDTTEGIIALVEEKSHQLNDLKLPENSLVLVVEAIEKPGNLGAILRTADATNIDAVLIANPTTDLYNPNVIRSSVGCVFTNKIAIATTDEVIAYLKKNNISIYSAILQEAVPYYTQDYTSSSAIVVGTEATGLTQVWREHSHKNIIIPMEGEIDSMNVSVAAAVLLFEAKRQRRE; this is encoded by the coding sequence ATGAAAAAAATAGAAAGTTTGAAAAATCCATTGATAAAAGAGCTCATACAATTGCATGAAAAATCTCGTAAACGAAAACAACTTAAACGTTTTATAATTGAGGGAAAAAGAGAGGTGTTTTTAGCTCAAAAAGGAAACTATCAAATTGAAAAAATTTTTATATGTGAGGAATATCATTCTGAAGGAGAAATTACTAAATTTTCTCAAATTGCAAAGGAATTGATTTTGATTTCTAAAGAAATTTATCAAAAATTGGCTTACAGAGATACTACAGAGGGAATTATTGCTTTAGTAGAGGAAAAATCACATCAGTTAAACGATTTGAAATTACCAGAAAATTCATTGGTTTTGGTCGTAGAAGCGATAGAAAAGCCAGGTAATTTGGGAGCCATACTACGTACAGCAGATGCAACAAATATTGATGCAGTACTCATTGCAAATCCCACAACTGATTTGTACAATCCCAATGTGATACGAAGTAGTGTAGGCTGTGTGTTTACCAATAAAATTGCAATAGCAACAACTGATGAGGTAATTGCATATTTAAAGAAAAACAACATTTCTATTTATAGTGCTATTTTACAAGAGGCAGTACCGTATTACACGCAAGATTATACTTCATCATCGGCAATAGTTGTAGGAACAGAAGCTACAGGTTTGACACAAGTATGGAGAGAACATTCTCACAAAAACATCATCATTCCTATGGAAGGAGAAATTGATTCTATGAATGTTTCTGTAGCCGCAGCAGTTTTGCTATTTGAAGCCAAAAGACAGAGGAGAGAGTAA
- the xerA gene encoding site-specific tyrosine recombinase/integron integrase → MDKEKLIKDFSVYLRLERGLSENTLINYQLDIEKFLNFLAVEIQSIDQVGEEEVRAFIYSIGNFYSTATQARFLASLNSFFTYLQLEERIRHNPVKFIEHPKMERKLPVVLTLDEIYKIIDTIPDTTLEEQRNKVMLETLYSCGFRVSELISLKISDLFFDEGFVRVIGKGNKQRLVPIAPHTQEAIFYYLSELRGKMVNQLFSTDVLFLNRRGKPLTRAMIFILVKKYAQLAGITKEVSPHTFRHSFATHLLENGANLFAIQAMLGHESITTTEIYTHIEQSALKNVIENFHPWNIKNQE, encoded by the coding sequence ATGGATAAAGAAAAATTAATCAAAGATTTTTCGGTCTATTTGCGATTGGAAAGAGGATTGTCAGAAAACACATTGATTAATTATCAATTAGATATTGAAAAATTTCTCAATTTTTTAGCCGTAGAAATTCAATCCATTGATCAAGTAGGGGAGGAGGAAGTACGAGCGTTTATTTATTCAATAGGAAATTTTTATAGTACAGCCACACAAGCGAGATTTTTGGCTTCGTTAAATTCGTTTTTTACATACTTACAATTGGAAGAACGAATCAGACACAATCCAGTAAAATTTATCGAACATCCAAAAATGGAACGTAAATTACCCGTTGTACTAACTTTGGATGAAATATATAAAATCATAGATACTATACCAGATACAACTCTTGAAGAACAACGTAATAAGGTAATGTTGGAAACTCTTTACAGCTGTGGATTTCGTGTTTCAGAGCTGATAAGTCTAAAAATTTCTGATTTGTTTTTTGACGAAGGCTTTGTCAGAGTGATAGGAAAGGGAAATAAACAACGATTGGTACCTATTGCACCACATACTCAAGAGGCAATTTTTTATTATTTGAGCGAATTAAGAGGAAAAATGGTCAATCAATTATTTTCAACAGATGTATTGTTTCTCAATCGAAGAGGAAAACCTTTGACACGCGCGATGATATTTATCTTAGTAAAAAAATATGCACAGCTGGCAGGAATTACCAAAGAGGTAAGTCCGCATACATTTCGACATTCATTTGCCACACATTTATTGGAAAATGGAGCCAATTTGTTTGCTATTCAGGCTATGTTGGGACATGAGTCGATTACAACGACTGAAATTTATACCCATATAGAGCAATCTGCTTTGAAAAATGTGATAGAAAATTTTCATCCATGGAATATTAAAAATCAAGAATAA
- a CDS encoding YigZ family protein: MKDTYKTIAFPTEEVLFKEKNSKFFGYAFPVISEEEIKQHLEEIRKQHHTARHWCYAYQIGTKNIQYRANDDGEPNNTAGMPIYGQIQSFDLTNVLVIVVRYFGGIKLGVGGLITAYRQTAQMALEVAEIVEETIDQHYLISFNYKDMNKVMRVLKEKNISIVNQKMEMNCQIEIRVRLQNIPQTLAAFEPLFEVKIEEV, from the coding sequence ATGAAAGATACGTACAAAACGATAGCGTTTCCCACAGAAGAAGTGTTGTTTAAGGAAAAAAACAGCAAATTTTTTGGTTATGCCTTTCCTGTAATTTCAGAGGAAGAAATCAAACAACATTTGGAAGAGATCAGAAAGCAACATCACACAGCGAGACATTGGTGCTATGCCTATCAAATAGGTACAAAAAACATTCAGTACCGTGCCAATGACGACGGCGAACCCAACAATACTGCGGGAATGCCGATTTATGGACAGATTCAATCGTTTGATTTGACCAATGTTTTGGTGATTGTCGTTCGCTATTTTGGCGGAATAAAATTGGGCGTTGGTGGCTTGATTACCGCATATCGTCAGACAGCACAGATGGCTTTGGAAGTAGCAGAAATTGTAGAAGAAACGATCGACCAACATTATTTGATTTCATTTAATTATAAGGATATGAATAAGGTGATGCGTGTGTTAAAGGAAAAAAATATAAGCATTGTCAATCAAAAAATGGAAATGAATTGTCAGATAGAAATTCGTGTTCGATTGCAAAACATTCCGCAAACTTTGGCGGCATTCGAACCTTTGTTTGAGGTGAAAATAGAGGAAGTTTAA
- the ribD gene encoding bifunctional diaminohydroxyphosphoribosylaminopyrimidine deaminase/5-amino-6-(5-phosphoribosylamino)uracil reductase RibD has translation MITDEKYMQRALQLSQIGLPYAIPNPSVGAVLVCKDTIIGEGFTSAFGGNHAEVNAIRSVQNPELLSESTLYVTLEPCNHFGKTPPCSHLIVESGIKKVVVGCTDPFVEVAGKGIEHLRNHGIEVIVGVLGKECIESHRRFFTQQTKNRPYIILKWAETADGFIAPAEKDTKQPVWISNQYSLQLTHKWRSEEAAILVGTNTVLQDNPYLTTRNWYGKNPTRLYIDFSHKIDEKFAITNGIAPTICLTESLPKNPIPAVIYELIDKNKLPSEVARVCLKHGLQSIIIEGGTTVLEQFIQANYWDEARVFFSNIRWKNGIKAPQLTNFAIEKRLTIEDNFLTIFQPNL, from the coding sequence ATGATTACAGACGAAAAATATATGCAACGAGCTTTGCAATTATCACAAATCGGTTTGCCATACGCGATCCCCAATCCTTCTGTAGGTGCTGTTTTGGTGTGTAAAGATACGATAATTGGCGAAGGTTTTACAAGTGCCTTTGGTGGAAATCACGCCGAAGTAAATGCGATTCGTTCGGTTCAAAACCCAGAATTGCTGTCGGAGAGTACACTTTATGTAACACTCGAGCCGTGCAATCACTTTGGAAAAACGCCACCTTGCTCTCATTTGATAGTAGAAAGTGGTATCAAAAAAGTAGTGGTAGGCTGTACTGATCCGTTTGTAGAAGTGGCTGGAAAAGGTATTGAACATCTGCGAAATCACGGTATTGAAGTGATTGTAGGTGTTTTGGGAAAAGAATGCATAGAGAGTCATCGCCGATTTTTTACTCAGCAGACCAAAAATCGTCCGTATATCATACTAAAATGGGCAGAAACCGCCGATGGTTTTATTGCTCCTGCGGAAAAAGATACCAAGCAACCAGTATGGATTTCCAATCAGTACTCATTGCAACTTACGCACAAATGGCGAAGCGAAGAAGCAGCGATTTTAGTTGGCACAAACACCGTTTTACAGGACAATCCATACCTTACGACAAGAAATTGGTACGGAAAAAATCCGACGAGATTGTATATAGATTTTTCGCATAAAATTGATGAAAAATTTGCAATTACAAACGGAATAGCTCCTACCATTTGTTTGACAGAGTCTTTACCCAAAAATCCTATCCCAGCCGTAATTTACGAATTGATTGACAAAAATAAATTGCCCAGCGAAGTGGCTCGTGTATGCTTGAAACACGGTTTGCAATCTATCATCATCGAGGGCGGAACCACGGTTTTGGAACAATTTATTCAAGCAAATTATTGGGACGAAGCAAGAGTTTTTTTCTCTAATATTCGTTGGAAAAACGGAATAAAAGCTCCCCAATTGACCAATTTTGCAATAGAAAAACGATTGACCATAGAAGATAATTTTCTCACGATATTTCAACCCAATCTATGA
- the prmC gene encoding peptide chain release factor N(5)-glutamine methyltransferase: MTVSEYKKKFIQELSPIYGQEETLSLYYWAMSEKGFSKTDLILKENEEFVKEIENDLLAIINQLIAQKPLQYIFEKAYFFGYEFKVSPATLIPRTETEELVEWILQILRSQPHKKWKILDIGTGSGCIPITLKKEFPNATIHTIDISAEAIAIAKENAQHLQADIHFIHQDILQTETLETYDLIVSNPPYVRELEKAEIQKNVLEYEPHLALFVSNKDPLIFYRKITQLASKYLAENGYLFFEINQYLGKETVEMIQNYFSAIELRKDLKGNERMVKVY, from the coding sequence ATGACCGTATCCGAATACAAAAAGAAATTTATACAAGAGCTCTCTCCGATTTATGGACAAGAGGAAACACTTTCTCTCTATTATTGGGCAATGTCTGAAAAGGGATTTTCCAAAACTGATTTGATTTTGAAAGAAAATGAAGAGTTTGTAAAAGAAATTGAAAATGATTTATTAGCAATTATCAATCAATTGATTGCTCAAAAACCTTTACAATATATTTTTGAAAAAGCCTATTTTTTTGGATACGAATTCAAAGTTTCTCCAGCTACTTTAATTCCGAGAACCGAAACCGAAGAATTGGTTGAATGGATTTTACAAATACTTCGTTCACAACCTCACAAAAAATGGAAAATCCTCGACATAGGGACGGGTTCGGGCTGTATTCCCATTACGTTGAAAAAAGAATTTCCCAATGCCACGATTCACACGATAGACATTTCAGCGGAAGCAATTGCGATTGCAAAGGAAAATGCACAGCATTTACAAGCCGATATACATTTTATTCATCAAGATATTTTACAAACCGAAACCTTAGAAACTTATGATTTGATTGTGAGCAATCCACCGTATGTGAGAGAATTGGAAAAAGCTGAAATTCAAAAAAATGTATTGGAATACGAACCCCATTTAGCGTTGTTTGTTTCAAATAAAGATCCGTTGATTTTTTATCGTAAAATCACACAATTGGCAAGTAAATATTTAGCAGAAAACGGTTATTTATTCTTTGAAATCAATCAATATTTAGGAAAAGAAACAGTGGAAATGATCCAAAATTATTTTTCAGCTATAGAATTGCGAAAAGATTTGAAAGGAAATGAAAGGATGGTTAAAGTCTATTAA